A region from the Halomarina litorea genome encodes:
- a CDS encoding tRNA-binding protein, producing the protein MGIDEADIDPGRFLNDVEMRIGEIVSAEPFPEARKDVYKLVVDFGSERRQSAAGLTDCYRPDELVGRQVVAVVNLGTVNVAGFESQCLVTGVDGPEGVVHLQPEREVENGTRVY; encoded by the coding sequence ATGGGTATCGACGAGGCCGACATCGACCCCGGACGCTTCCTGAACGACGTCGAGATGCGGATCGGCGAGATCGTCTCCGCGGAGCCGTTCCCCGAGGCGCGCAAGGACGTCTACAAGCTTGTCGTGGACTTCGGGTCCGAACGGCGGCAGTCGGCAGCGGGCCTGACCGACTGCTACCGGCCGGACGAACTCGTCGGGCGGCAGGTGGTGGCCGTCGTCAACCTCGGGACGGTGAACGTCGCGGGCTTCGAGAGCCAATGTCTCGTCACGGGCGTCGATGGACCGGAGGGCGTCGTCCACCTCCAACCCGAGCGCGAGGTGGAGAACGGGACGCGGGTGTACTGA
- a CDS encoding DUF3311 domain-containing protein: protein MVSRHALGWAAVFTILVVFSVPWFLWGDATVAFGLPVWLWWHVGWMVVTAGVFAVFASRAWGVGIEAPAESGVGGDRA from the coding sequence ATGGTCAGTCGACACGCGCTGGGCTGGGCGGCCGTCTTCACGATTCTCGTCGTGTTCTCGGTCCCGTGGTTCCTCTGGGGGGACGCGACGGTGGCGTTCGGCCTCCCGGTGTGGCTCTGGTGGCACGTCGGGTGGATGGTGGTGACCGCGGGCGTCTTCGCCGTCTTCGCCTCACGTGCGTGGGGGGTCGGTATCGAAGCGCCCGCCGAGTCGGGAGTCGGAGGTGACCGGGCGTGA